Proteins encoded by one window of Toxotes jaculatrix isolate fToxJac2 chromosome 22, fToxJac2.pri, whole genome shotgun sequence:
- the dclre1c gene encoding protein artemis yields MSSFAGRMKEYPTISLDRFDRENLHARAYFLSHCHKDHMKGLKGPLLKRKLQFSHTVRLYCSFVTKELLLSNPKYSFWEEYIVPLELESPTQISLVDEASGEKEEVVVTLLPAGHCPGSVMFLFEGSQGNVLYTGDFRLAVGHTSRIEHLHSGSRVKDIQSVYLDSTFYDPRFYQIPTREVCLNGILELIGNWISQSPYHVAWLNCKAAYGYEYLFTNLGEEFNTQIHVNNLAMFKKMPEILSYVTTDRRTQIHACRHPKDEEYFQGNRLPCGCTAPDGTPLRIISIKPSTMWFGERTKKTNVIIKTGSSSFRACFSFHSSYSELKDFLSYLQPVNIYPSVIPIGLTLTEVTHMLKLMCRNQTDQAAFIYKPLGVLKRSRVERPTYDSGSEDDLFDGLDLAPVRKKMGLNHELQKEKIESHQRTAPPVSVEECLPLTVTDAQSAASNYVDCTESNGEEEDEEEDQEGRGDTKLTKEEVMPEGERNKEPEEKETEGQSKEASNTPKWEDFFTAEMPTDSQNSQSQSCCSNTTTSPSRMTGSQTPELFSEEEETDNTENFSLTLSASLSNHSSQNMDVCLPDTLILQPEQAGREQGQARTNTTTQKEESDSLVLPSELPESQGSSDFDIPCTPESKVPRPDELSQLYRKLASGEEVVIRKGSQGFV; encoded by the exons ATGAGCTCATTTGCAGGTCGCATGAAGGAGTATCCTACAATTTCTCTGGACCGGTTCGACCGGGAGAACCTACATGCCCGGGCATATTTCCTCTCCCACTGTCACAAAG ACCACATGAAAGGACTGAAAGGACCTCTGCTGAAGAGAAAGCTGCAGTTCAG TCATACAGTCAGACTCTACTGCTCCTTTGTGACCAAAGAGCTTCTGCTGAGCAATCCAAAGTACTCCTTCTGGGAGGAATACATA GTTCCGCTGGAGCTGGAAAGCCCAACTCAGATCTCCCTCGTGGATGAGGCATCAGGAGAG aaagaagaggttGTGGTGACGTTGCTTCCTGCAGGTCACTGTCCCGGCTCCGTTAT gttccTATTTGAAGGTTCTCAGGGAAACGTGTTGTACACAGGAGACTTCAGGTTGGCTGTGGGACACACATCCAGGATAGAACATCTGCACTCTGGCAGCAG AGTAAAAGACATTCAGAGTGTGTATCTGGACTCCACTTTCTATGACCCACGCTTCTATCAAATTCCCACTCGG gaggtcTGTCTGAACGGTATCTTGGAGCTTATTGGAAACTGGATCAGTCAGAGTCCATATCATGTGGCGTGGCTCAACTGTAAAGCTGCATATGGATATGAATACTTGTTCACTAACCTGGGAGAAGAGTTCAACACACAG ATCCACGTCAACAATCTGGCAATGTTCAAGAAGATGCCAGAGATCCTGAGCTATGTGACGACTGACCGCAGGACGCAGATTCATGCCTGTCGGCACCCAAAG gatgaGGAGTATTTCCAAGGCAACAGGCTGCCGTGTGGCTGCACGGCCCCTGACGGGACCCCTCTTCGTATCATCAGCATTAAACCGTCCACCATGTGGTTCGGAGAGAGAACCAAGAAAACCAACGTTATAATAAA aacaggATCCAGCTCCTTCAGAGCCTGTTTCAGCTTCCACTCCTCCTACTCTGAG CTTAAAGACTTTTTGTCTTATCTCCAACCGGTCAACATCTACCCCAGTGTTATCCCCATTGGCCTGACACTGACTGAGGTCACACACAT gcTGAAGCTGATGTGCAGGAACCAAACTGATCAGGCTGCGTTCATTTACAAACCTCTGGGAGTCCTTAAACGCAGCAGGGTGGAGCGACCTACATACG ACTCAGGGAGTGAGGACGACCTGTTTGACGGGCTGGACCTGGCACCAGTGAGGAAAAAGATGGGGCTGAACCACGAACTACAGAAAG aGAAAATTGAGAGTCATCAGAGAACAGCGCCCCCTGTGTCTGTGGAAGAGTGTTTACCTCTGACGGTCACAGACGCACAGTCTGCTGCAAGCAACTACGTCGACTGCACTGAGTCCAAtggtgaagaggaagatgaggaggaggaccagGAGGGAAGGGGGGACACGAAACTGACGAAGGAGGAGGTGAtgccagagggagagaggaataAAGAACCCGAGGAAAAGGAGACGGAGGGACAAAGCAAAGAGGCTTCCAACACTCCGAAATGGGAGGACTTCTTTACTGCAGAAATGCCGACTGACAGCCAGAACAGCCAATCACAATCCTGCtgctccaacaccaccacctccccctccaGGATGACCGGGTCACAGACGCCCGAACTCTTCagcgaagaagaagaaactgacAACACCGAAAACTTCAGCCTGaccctgtctgcctctctgtccaACCATTCCTCCCAGAACATGGACGTGTGCCTGCCCGACACCTTGATCCTCCAACCAGAGCAGGCGGGGCGGGAGCAAGGGCAGGCGAGGACCAATACCACGACTCAGAAGGAGGAGAGCGACAGTCTGGTTCTCCCGTCGGAGCTGCCGGAGTCTCAGGGTTCGTCGGACTTTGACATCCCCTGCACGCCGGAGTCAAAGGTGCCACGGCCCGATGAACTGTCACAACTTTACAGGAAGTTAGCTTCAGGAGAGGAAGTGGTCATCAGGAAAGGAAGTCAGGGCTTTGTGTGA
- the LOC121175990 gene encoding overexpressed in colon carcinoma 1 protein-like, with the protein MGCGNSSPTSSSSTRGRAESSSKVSNECLPEDDKRKNYGGVYVGLPTDLSNIPQVQIGSLRGNTHIYTRYTAHKVSGDQDQFP; encoded by the exons ATGGGATGTGGAAACTCTTCaccaaccagcagcagcagcactagAG GTCGAGCTGAGTCTTCATCAAAGGT atcAAATGAGTGTTTGCCTGAAGACGACAAACGAAA GAACTATGGAGGTGTGTATGTGGGTTTACCTACAGACCTGAGCAACATTCCTCAAGTACAGATAGGATCCCTcagaggtaacacacacatttacacccGTTACACAGCTCACAAAGTGAGCGGAGACCAGGATCAGTTTCCCTGA
- the cpm gene encoding carboxypeptidase M has translation MSSLLIPFLLPFLILTPALMLEFRYHNNREMEQYLLQINASNPDITHLYSIGQSVRGQQLWVLALGLSPRRHTVGIPEFKYVANMHGNEVLGRVLLLQLIDDLVRGYRNNEAWSLQLLNSTRIHILPTMNPDGFDEAGTHCQYSQGRFNHNGIDLNRNFPDAFAGVRRQQQLDEQKREAEVRAVIGWLRTESFVLSANLHGGALVASYPYDNSNGGSELMGGASITPDDDVFIHLAKVYSHSHASMHLGDRCDDSASFLEGITNGYQWYPLAGGMQDYNYVWAQCLELTLEVSCCKFPPANELPALWTENKKALLAFIQQVHLGVKGRVIDGSGVPVPNAVVEVKGRKNMCPFITNQHGEYYRLLLPGNYSFTVTYPGHEVLTETLNVPYGPDQFSAMKHDFLLQRTQANATQATPSQANTTHVSSTPTCNCTLHLEAGGAITRPTWTGLGVALGFVAALRFITD, from the exons ATGTCATCACTCCTcatccctttcctcctccccttcctcatcctcacccCCGCTTTGATGCTGGAGTTTCGTTACCACAACAACCGTGAGATGGAGCAGTACCTCCTCCAGATCAACGCCTCCAACCCTGACATCACACACCTGTACAGCATCGGCCAGTCTGTCAGAG gtcAGCAGCTGTGGGTGTTGGCTCTGGGTCTCAGTCCTCGGCGTCACACTGTTGGTATCCCAGAGTTCAAATATGTGGCAAACATGCATGGAAAcgag GTCCTTGGCCgagtgctgctgctccagctaaTCGACGACCTGGTGCGTGGTTACCGCAACAACGAAGCGTGGTCGTTGCAGTTACTGAACAGCACCCGCATCCACATCCTTCCTACGATGAACCCCGATGGCTTCGATGAAGCGGGCACACACTGCCAGTACAGCCAGGGCag gttCAACCATAACGGCATCGACCTGAACAGGAACTTCCCCGATGCTTTCGCCGGCGTCCGAAGGCAACAGCAGCTTGATGAGCagaagagggaggcagag GTGagggctgtgattggctggttgAGGACCGAGAGTTTCGTCCTCTCCGCAAACCTTCACGGAGGAGCTCTGGTGGCCAGTTATCCTTACGACAACAGCAAcggag GCAGCGAGCTGATGGGTGGAGCCAGCATCACCCCTGACGACGATGTGTTCATTCACCTGGCCAAGGTGTACTCTCACAGCCATGCCTCCATGCACCTGGGCGACCGCTGCGACGACAGCGCATCGTTCCTGGAGGGCATCACCAACGGATACCAGTGGTATCCTCTGGCAG ggggCATGCAGGACTATAACTATGTGTGGGCTCAGTGTTTGGAGTTGACTCTGGAGGTTTCCTGCTGCAAGTTTCCTCCAGCCAACGAACTTCCTGCTCTGTGGACGGAGAACAAGAAGGCTCTGCTGGCCTTCATCCAGCAGGTCCACCTGG ggGTCAAAGGTCGTGTGATTGATGGTTCTGGAGTGCCAGTGCCGAACGCTGTGGTAGAGGTCAAAGGTCGTAAGAATATGTGTCCGTTCATAACCAACCAACATGGAGAGTACTACAGACTGCTGCTGCCTGGAAACTACAGCTTCACa gtgacgTATCCGGGTCACGAGGTTTTGACAGAGACCCTGAACGTCCCGTATGGTCCTGATCAATTCTCCGCCATGAAACACGACTTCCTGTTACAACGCACCCAGGCTAACGCCACCCAAGCCACCCCCAGTCAAGCTAACACCACCCACGTTAGCTCAACCCCTACCTGTAACTGCACGTTACACCTGGAGGCGGGCGGAGCCATCACCAGGCCCACATGGACAGGTCTCGGCGTGGCGCTCGGGTTTGTGGCGGCGCTCCGATTCATCACAGACTGA
- the meig1 gene encoding meiosis expressed gene 1 protein homolog, producing MSCPTDNNSKPKSMSRARGWTAEVENLFRFQQAGYRDELEYMQVKQGALIDKWPETGFVKKLQRQDNTFYYYSKRRECEDRDVPKVKIYSY from the exons ATGTCCTGTCCTACTGATAACAACTCCAAGCCAAAGTCCATGAGCAGAGCCAGAGGATGGACAGCAGAGGTGGAAAACCTGTTCAGATTCCAACAGGCAGGCTACAGAGATGAACTGGAGTACATGCAAGTCAAACAAGGGGCTCTG attGACAAGTGGCCAGAGACTGGCTTTGTGAAGAAGCTCCAACGTCAAGACAACACATTTTATTACTACAGCAAGAGAAGAGAATGTGAGGACCGTGATGTCCCTAAAGTCAAAATCTATTCATATTAA